From Granulicella arctica:
AAACCCTTGATACTCGCAATCGAGCCGTTCAGGAAGATCGAACCACCATCGGTGAACAGCGGCAGCGCCTTCTGGACGGTGAAAAGTGTTCCTCGCACATTCAGGTCGAAGGTCTTATCGAAGTGCTCCTCCGTTACCTCGCCGATCTTCGCGAACTCACCCTGACCCGCGCTCGCAAACAACACGTCGATCTTTCCCTTCTCCTTCTTTACCGTCTCATACAGTCGATCGAGATCCGCGAGGTTCGCCGCATCGCCCTGCACGCCCGTGACGTTCCGGCCGATGGCCTTCACAGCCTCATCGAGCTTGTCCTGCCGACGGCCGGTAATAAATACATACGCGCCCTCCTCCACAAACAGCTTTGCCGTTGCCAGCGCCATGCCTGATGTTGCCGCCGTGATCACTGCTACTTTTCCGTCAAGCTTACCCATACTGAACCATCCTCTCGTCTTCCGTTGTCCTGCTTCGTTCTGGACTCGCCAGCTGCACCATAGGATGGAATGAAATAGATTAAAGATTCAATAGTTCAGGATCTTAGAACTATAAGACAATGGTACAAGAATCGCTTATGATGAAAGGTTATGAGACCGCTCTTTCATCCGTCAGTTGAGGACATCACCGTCGAGGCAATCCTTTACGCACTGTCGGATCCTGTGCGCGTCGCCATCTACGCCGATATCGTCGGCCAGGATTGCACTCACAACTGTTCGAACTTCTCGAATCTCACCGGCAAGACCATCCCCAAATCCACGCTCTCGCAGCATTTCAAAGCCCTCCGCGAAGCAGGCCTCATCCGCGGCGAACGGCGTGGCGTCGAGATGCACAACATCTCCCGCTGCAGCGAGATCGACCAGCGCTTCCCCGGTCTCATCGGTGCCATCGTCAAGGCGTACACCACCCAACTCGAAACGAAGCCGCGCCGCCCCCGCAAGTCAAAGACCGCACAATAAAAATGGGCCGAGTCCCGAAGGACCCGGCCCACGCTAATTCGTAAATCGACAGGCTACGGATTGCTTGCAGTGTTTGGAGCACCAGCCGGCTTGGCAAGCTGCTGCAGCAGGAACTTCTTTACGTCGAGCGTGCTGTTACCGAGCACCTTGCTGTAAGCATCTCCCTTGTGAACCTTGTAGAAGTTGTTATCCCCAACAATGCTCCGGTGGAAGAACTTCAACGGTGCCGGTGCATCCGTCCCGCCCAGAAGCGTCTGCAAGGCAGACAGCCCATAGATAAGCGGATTTACATTGCCCAGCCGCCCACCATTCTCTTCGATAGCCAGCGCCAGCACACCAGCCAATTCCGGAGACGAAGAACTCGTTCCGATCAGGAGGTCAGCTTCGCCGCCAATCCAGATAATCGCGGCGCTGCGTGGCAGGGTGGTGCAATCCTGCACACTTAGATCCGCATCTCCCGGGCATCCGCCCATCATCAGCGAAACGTCAGGAACCGTGCGGTGTTTATCGTTCCCCGTATCGACGAGATACTGGTAAAGCGGCTTGTCGAAGATCTTGCTGACACCGCCACCTGAACCCCACGTGTTGTTGTTGACCGTCACGATATCGGTCGGGCTCAGTTCAAACTCAGCCGGTACCCGAGGATCGTAATTGGCGTTTTCAATCGAGTACTTTGCATCATCGATGCCGGGGGTAGCCGTCGTTGTAAGATTTGTTCCACCCACACCGGTCACACTCGGATCGGCCGCAGGCCACTCCACTCCCGGAACAAAGGATGTTCCGTTCGAAGGATTGTCGTTGAACGCGACCGACAGGCAGGCCAGGGCGCCGTTATCACCGGAGCTCGCCACAAACGTAATGCCCTGCGCGTTGCCCTGTTGAAACAGTGCGTGGTACGCCTTCAGGATGCCCGTAAAGTCCACGCCATTGTTGTAAGCCGGAAGGTACTCCAGCTCGCATCCGCCGAACGACGAACTCACCACATCGACCGCGTTATCCTCGTCGATCGCCGTATAGCCAGCCATCAGTGCCGAGTCGCTCAGGTCCTCGACGTTGTACAGCGTCTCCTGCGCTCCGGGAGCCGTTCCGAGCGACATCTGTGTATCGAGCGAAGCCTCGCCCGCTGCGTCATCATTCGGATTGAACGGGCCACTTCCTGCGCCTACCGTGCGAATCGTCACCGTAGGAACCGGCAGTGTCGTGTTCGCCGAGTAAGCCTGCACCAGGCTTGCCCCACCACTCAGGTTCAGTTTGGAGTTGAAGGTCTTTGCCAGATCGGCAGGGCTGATCACCGACGAGATCACAATCCCGATATGCGAACCCACACCCGCGAGCTGAACCGGTTTGCCCGTGCTCAATGGCGTAACTATCGTCGTAAACGACGGGAGCTTGTAAGCCTCATTCAGATCGTTGGGATAGAAAAAGCTGTCGTTGCTGGTCAACCGCGTGCTCGGGCTTGCCGCCGTAAGCGCCGTCCCGATCCGTCGCGAATGCACATGCGCCACGCGAGGTGTGAACTCGGGAACCACAACTCCGGTCGCACTCAGAGCATCGGGGATTACAAGATGATTTTGTGCGGCAGCGAACTTCACCTTACCGCTCTTCATCTGCACCTGTTGCAGCCTTGTAGCGAACAGCTTCTCAACCGCCCACACCGGCCCCTCTATCTCGAGGCTCTGCGTATGCTCGGCAACCACAGTCAGTCCGGCAGCCTGCATCGTTGCCTTCACCTTCGCAAGGTCGGCGGCACTCGGTCCGAACTTCGTTTTGAAGTCAGCAGGCGTCAGCCAGTGGTGATAGCTGGGAGAAGCCACATCCGTCTGTGCGCTTAGCAACTGCTCGAGAGCGGCTTGGTGCGTCAGCGGCAGATACGCGTTGAAATGGGTGGTAGCGCTCTGGTCCGCAGCGCCAAGTACCTGCGGACTCAGTGCCGTTCGTGCACTGGTTCCCTGTGAAATTCCGACTCCCGTCACTGCGCAGAGCGCAACGACACCTGCTGCAAACACACGAATGCTCATCTCTTCCCCCGATATTTCGTGATCAATTTGAAAGGCGCTGGCCAGATAGCTGGAAACTATCTGGCGAAACTATATCCTCGAAAATTCACTTTGTATAGGTAACAAAAGCAGTTGTGCTTCGTCGCAGGAATTCCACCCAAACCGCCTAGTTCGCCTACACACGGCCTATAGAACCTCACCTGGGCCGGCGTTCAGGCATGCTGCTTGCCCTTAAAAGTAACGGTCGCCGGAACAAACCCGGCGACCTTCTACCTCACTGAAACGACTTGGAGAGCGGCTACCGCCCGCCATGTCCCCTTCGCTCTTCAATCGAGAACGCAAACAACTGATTGTTCCCTTTGCCGACACCGATGTGCGCATAGCCGGAACCCCAATAAACGGTCCCATCTACGATTGAAGGTCCATCGACAACGGAGCCGCCGCTGGCAAACTTCCATAGAGTCTGCCCACTCGCGGCATCAAGCGCCACCATATCTCCTGAGAGCGATCCGGCAAACATCACACCGTTCGCCACCGAGACCTGCCCAGTCGCTCCAGCAGCCAGAGTCGGTTTCAGAGGATTCTGACCCGACACCGGAACCTGCCACAAGATCTCGCCCGTAGCCCCGTCCAGCGCAGCCCACGATCCCGCACTCCACGACGTCTTCTTCTGCGGACCCAGCAGGTAAGGCGTGCGATTGCTGTCGTTCAAAGCAACATACACCCGCGCACCATCCGCAGCCGAGCCCCACTCGATCCCGCCGAGGCTGCCGCCAGGACCAACCTGCGTGCCCCAAAGCACATCGCCGTTGTCCGGGTTCAGTCCCCAGTACATGCCGCTCTTCTGCCCTGCACCAACAACATCCATCGTTCGCCCATGCTCCTTGGTCGTGAAGAAGTTGGGTGCGGATCCAAAGTCATAGTCCGGCCCCGCATTATCCGGACACGGTATACCCGCATGGGGATTCACGACACACGACACCGTCCACGTATCGACGCCCTCCAGCCGCCGACTCCATTTCACCCGGCCCGTCTCGAGATCGAGCGATACGACGGCATCAATCAGGTCCTTCGGATCAAGGCAAGCAAGCTTTCCAACCGCACTCGTCGAACTGCTCACGCACTTGTCCGCAGCATCCGGTATGGAGTAGTTATTCCCCGTACTCACATAGACCGAGTCACGCTTCGGATCGACGACGAAGTTTCCGCCCCACACTGCACCGCCTGTATACCCTTCGGGGATCGTATACGTCTGCCAGATCACCTTACCTGTAAACAGGTCGAGGCAAAGAATACTTCCGCGAAAGGTAAGATCGAAATCAGGCACCGTCTCCGCAAGTGACTCCTGGTTCGAAGACACGCCAACATAGACGCGATCCTTATAGACTACCGGTGATCCTGTAATCGTTGCGCCCGTAGCCGTGTCGACAGTCTTCCGCCACAGCAGCGACCCATTCGTCTTGTCCACCGCGATCACCGTGGCACCGCCCTGGTCTCCAAACACTAGCCTGTCCCGTGCAATCGCTGGCGACGTTCGCGACACAGAAGCCGCATTATCCGTGTAGTCGGAGATCTTGTGCGACCACATGGCCTTACCCGTCTCCGTATTGATCCTGTACAGGAAGCCACCCCAGTCCGGAACATAGAGCGAGTGGCCCTCAATCGTAGGCGTAGCGGACACATCGCCCGCCGTTGTGAACGCCCATTTCATCGTCAACTTTCCTACACTGCTTGCACTGATCTCCGATTCTGAGGTACTTCCGTGCGTATTGCTGATATTCCCTCCCCACGTTCGCCACGCATGCGCATCATCCGCATCCTCCTCATACTGGTGGCCGGACCCGCGATCTCCATCGTGGCTCTGCGCCACCGCCGCCTGCGTCCAACTCGCAGCACCGAGCAGTGTCGCGAGCGCTACAAAGGATAAGCTACGAAACGAGCATGCGAAGCTGCCCGATGGAGAGGTCTGAAGTTGCGGATGTTTCGACGATTGGTGAAGAGATGCTCGCGTCATGGCGTGAAGCTCCTATGTTGATCTCCGGCAAGCCTGTCCGAAGCCGGTCACTCCAACCTAGAAGTCTGCCGTCGTGGCTGTGTCACGCGATTGTCACCACCGTGTCCTCTTTTCATGACCTTCACAGCACCAACATTCGTTCGATCAGCCCACAGTCCGGGGCAAACCGCTTAATCCCTCATTTCGTTCTAAAATTGATTCGCGGACGCTCGCAACCTATTTATAGATCGGAAGTCGAACCAACATGTCGATGCTGAAGACCCAGAAGGCCACACGATCACTCGCGGAAGCGGGTTTTACCCTGATCGAACTCCTCATCGTGATGTCCGTCATGCTCATCCTCATGACGCTCGCCGTGCCGCAGCTTCTCAAGCTTCGCAAGCAGGCCAATGAGACCTCTGCCATCCAGTCCGTGCGCACCATCGGCCAGGCCGAGCTCCAGTACAACTCCGCCTATCCTGCGAATGGCTTCTCCTGCTCCATTGCCACCCTCGGCGGCCAGCCCAATGCTGGAGCGCCCTCCGCCCAGGCCGCCCAGCTTATCGACGCTGCCCTCACCACCGGCCAGAAAGCAGGCTACACCTTTGCCATCGTCGGTTGCAGCAAGGTCACCGTCAACAATCAGGACATGTACACCTCCTACACCATCACTGCCGTCCCCCAATCGATCGGAAAAACCGGCGACCGTGGTTTCTGCTCCGACGAGAACAACACCATCCGCTTCGATCCAGCAGGCGGCACAAGCTGCACCCAGCCCATCCAGTAAAGTTCGCTCAGCAATAATCCCAAGACGCGCTACAACCACGTAGTGCGTCTCGCTGATTCGTCTCTCGATCAAGGAGCCACCATCCGCCCTACCTTACTTCTGGCGCTCTGTCTCTCCTGCCTTCCCGCGCTCGGGCAGGCCGACGACGCCATCCTCAAGCGGGTAGACGACC
This genomic window contains:
- a CDS encoding SDR family NAD(P)-dependent oxidoreductase; amino-acid sequence: MGKLDGKVAVITAATSGMALATAKLFVEEGAYVFITGRRQDKLDEAVKAIGRNVTGVQGDAANLADLDRLYETVKKEKGKIDVLFASAGQGEFAKIGEVTEEHFDKTFDLNVRGTLFTVQKALPLFTDGGSIFLNGSIASIKGFPAFGVYSASKAAVRSFARTWLVDLKERKIRVNILSPGTIDTPILDPLGPDAKEYFKTLVPRGEIGRPEEIATVALFLASSDSSFVNGIELFVDGGTAQI
- a CDS encoding ArsR/SmtB family transcription factor, encoding MRPLFHPSVEDITVEAILYALSDPVRVAIYADIVGQDCTHNCSNFSNLTGKTIPKSTLSQHFKALREAGLIRGERRGVEMHNISRCSEIDQRFPGLIGAIVKAYTTQLETKPRRPRKSKTAQ
- a CDS encoding S53 family peptidase; the protein is MSIRVFAAGVVALCAVTGVGISQGTSARTALSPQVLGAADQSATTHFNAYLPLTHQAALEQLLSAQTDVASPSYHHWLTPADFKTKFGPSAADLAKVKATMQAAGLTVVAEHTQSLEIEGPVWAVEKLFATRLQQVQMKSGKVKFAAAQNHLVIPDALSATGVVVPEFTPRVAHVHSRRIGTALTAASPSTRLTSNDSFFYPNDLNEAYKLPSFTTIVTPLSTGKPVQLAGVGSHIGIVISSVISPADLAKTFNSKLNLSGGASLVQAYSANTTLPVPTVTIRTVGAGSGPFNPNDDAAGEASLDTQMSLGTAPGAQETLYNVEDLSDSALMAGYTAIDEDNAVDVVSSSFGGCELEYLPAYNNGVDFTGILKAYHALFQQGNAQGITFVASSGDNGALACLSVAFNDNPSNGTSFVPGVEWPAADPSVTGVGGTNLTTTATPGIDDAKYSIENANYDPRVPAEFELSPTDIVTVNNNTWGSGGGVSKIFDKPLYQYLVDTGNDKHRTVPDVSLMMGGCPGDADLSVQDCTTLPRSAAIIWIGGEADLLIGTSSSSPELAGVLALAIEENGGRLGNVNPLIYGLSALQTLLGGTDAPAPLKFFHRSIVGDNNFYKVHKGDAYSKVLGNSTLDVKKFLLQQLAKPAGAPNTASNP
- a CDS encoding outer membrane protein assembly factor BamB family protein codes for the protein MTRASLHQSSKHPQLQTSPSGSFACSFRSLSFVALATLLGAASWTQAAVAQSHDGDRGSGHQYEEDADDAHAWRTWGGNISNTHGSTSESEISASSVGKLTMKWAFTTAGDVSATPTIEGHSLYVPDWGGFLYRINTETGKAMWSHKISDYTDNAASVSRTSPAIARDRLVFGDQGGATVIAVDKTNGSLLWRKTVDTATGATITGSPVVYKDRVYVGVSSNQESLAETVPDFDLTFRGSILCLDLFTGKVIWQTYTIPEGYTGGAVWGGNFVVDPKRDSVYVSTGNNYSIPDAADKCVSSSTSAVGKLACLDPKDLIDAVVSLDLETGRVKWSRRLEGVDTWTVSCVVNPHAGIPCPDNAGPDYDFGSAPNFFTTKEHGRTMDVVGAGQKSGMYWGLNPDNGDVLWGTQVGPGGSLGGIEWGSAADGARVYVALNDSNRTPYLLGPQKKTSWSAGSWAALDGATGEILWQVPVSGQNPLKPTLAAGATGQVSVANGVMFAGSLSGDMVALDAASGQTLWKFASGGSVVDGPSIVDGTVYWGSGYAHIGVGKGNNQLFAFSIEERRGHGGR
- a CDS encoding type II secretion system protein — protein: MSMLKTQKATRSLAEAGFTLIELLIVMSVMLILMTLAVPQLLKLRKQANETSAIQSVRTIGQAELQYNSAYPANGFSCSIATLGGQPNAGAPSAQAAQLIDAALTTGQKAGYTFAIVGCSKVTVNNQDMYTSYTITAVPQSIGKTGDRGFCSDENNTIRFDPAGGTSCTQPIQ